In Pseudomonadota bacterium, one DNA window encodes the following:
- a CDS encoding VOC family protein: MANNPVVHFEIGCTNVAETREFLRGLFDWEIEASDSSPAIDSHSPGGLSGHLAALGQEWGQYVTVYVQVENLEESVQRTVDLGGKVLVRPVDVPGKGRFAWITPPEGQIIGLWENP; encoded by the coding sequence GTGGCGAATAATCCAGTGGTTCATTTTGAGATCGGCTGCACCAATGTGGCTGAGACCCGGGAATTCTTACGTGGCCTCTTCGACTGGGAAATTGAGGCCTCTGATTCGAGCCCAGCCATCGACTCGCACTCCCCGGGTGGTCTGTCGGGCCACCTTGCGGCACTTGGTCAGGAATGGGGTCAATATGTGACCGTTTATGTCCAAGTTGAGAATTTGGAGGAATCCGTCCAGCGTACCGTTGATCTTGGCGGGAAAGTCCTTGTAAGGCCGGTTGATGTGCCTGGCAAAGGCCGCTTTGCGTGGATCACGCCTCCTGAGGGTCAGATCATTGGGCTTTGGGAGAATCCATGA
- a CDS encoding alpha/beta hydrolase, with product MTTWNLTESYSFDGRDVRFGVMGSGPPVIVVHGTPWSSFNMRHIIEGLSDGFTTYYFDLIGYGQSDKSMGDVSLSVQNAVLHQLIKFWNLERPAIIGHDFGGATVLRTHLLNQQDFQKIVLIDPVSVSPWGSPFFQHVKAHEAAFAGVPDYIHDAIVRAYINTAAFAPIDGKTMERTIQPWTGEEGKASFYRQIAQAKEDYTDDVQPRYSQIRTPLMILWGAEDSWIPIERGRLLHSLIPGSLFYEIPDAGHLVIEEQPKRLLKKIRPFLENESIT from the coding sequence ATGACAACGTGGAATCTAACCGAATCCTATTCGTTTGACGGTCGTGATGTCAGGTTTGGCGTTATGGGAAGTGGGCCGCCTGTCATCGTCGTGCACGGGACTCCTTGGTCCTCATTTAATATGAGGCACATTATCGAAGGCCTATCAGATGGTTTTACGACCTACTATTTTGATCTTATCGGCTACGGTCAATCCGATAAATCGATGGGGGATGTGTCCCTTAGCGTGCAAAACGCGGTTCTTCATCAACTGATCAAGTTTTGGAATCTGGAAAGACCTGCCATCATCGGGCACGACTTCGGCGGTGCCACGGTGTTGCGCACGCATTTGCTTAACCAGCAAGATTTTCAAAAGATAGTGTTAATCGATCCGGTCTCAGTATCGCCGTGGGGGTCGCCCTTCTTCCAGCATGTAAAAGCACATGAAGCGGCCTTCGCCGGAGTCCCCGATTATATCCATGACGCAATTGTCCGTGCCTACATTAATACAGCCGCCTTTGCGCCAATTGACGGTAAGACAATGGAAAGAACTATTCAGCCCTGGACAGGAGAAGAGGGTAAAGCCTCGTTTTACAGGCAAATCGCTCAGGCAAAAGAGGACTATACTGACGACGTACAGCCACGCTATTCCCAAATTAGAACCCCGCTAATGATACTCTGGGGTGCCGAAGACTCCTGGATTCCCATTGAGCGCGGCCGGCTACTGCATTCACTGATCCCTGGATCTTTGTTCTACGAGATTCCAGATGCCGGGCACCTTGTGATCGAAGAGCAGCCCAAACGGCTACTGAAAAAAATACGACCGTTTCTAGAAAATGAATCAATCACATAA